The genomic DNA GTACCGATGAAGTCAAAAAAGTTGTAGATTTCCTTCAAAATGATATGGATCAACAGAATATCCGTTTTCCTGAAACATCAGGCATTGGAATCAAACCTGTATCAAAAGAGGGTACCAAGCGTCTCGTTCGGGCAGCGATTCAATACGCCTTGGACGAAAAACGTAAGAATGTCACATTAGTACATAAAGGAAATATTATGAAATTCACTGAAGGTTCCTTTAAGCAATGGGGTTATGAAGTTGCCCAAGAGGAATTTGGTGACAAAGTCTTTACTTGGGCTGAATATGACCGCATTGTTGAAAAAGACGGAAAAGATGCTGCAAATAAAGCTGAAGATGAAGCGGTTAACGCTGGCAAACTTGTTGTTAAAGACGCAATTGCTGACGCCTTTTTGCAACAAATCCTTACGCGTCCTGAAAACTATGATGTCGTTGCAACGATGAACTTGAATGGTGACTATATTTCCGATGCTTTGGCAGCGCAAGTGGGCGGCATCGGCATTGCTCCAGGAGCCAATATTAATTACGAAACCGGTAATGCCATTTTTGAAGCAACACATGGTACGGCACCAAAATATGCTGGTATGGACAAAGTTAACCCGTCGTCACTCATCTTATCAGGCGTCCTTATGCTTGAACATTTGAATTGGCATGAAGCAGCGCAGCTTGTATCTAAAGCGATGGATAAAACCATTGCCAACAAAGTTGTGACGTATGATTTTGCCCGTTTAATGGATGGTGCGACTGAAGTGAAAACTTCGGAGTTCGGCGATGAATTGATCAAAAACATGGACTAACTGAGGAGGGCAATAACATGGGTATTACACGTAGAAAAGTTTCCGTTATCGGTGCTGGTTTTACAGGCGCGACAACAGCTTTTTTAACGGCTCAAAAAGAGTTGGCCGACGTTGTTCTCGTTGACGTTCCGGACATGGAAGATCCAACTAAAGGGAAAGCCTTAGACATGTTGGAATCAGGCCCCGTTCTTGGTTTTGACGCGAATGTCAAAGGTACTTCGGATTATAAAGATACAGCAGGGTCCGATATTGTTGTGATTACAGCGGGCATTGCTAGAAAGCCGGGTATGAGCCGGGATGACCTCGTCGCAACTAACTCGAAAATTATGAAACAGGTCACGAAGCAAATCGTGGAACATTCACCGGATTGTACGATTGTTGTTTTGACAAATCCGGTCGACGCCATGACATACTCAGTCTTTAAAGAATCGGGATTCCCAAAACATCGTGTCATTGGTCAATCAGGTGTTCTTGATACAGCTCGTTTCCGGACGTTTGTTGCTGAAGAATTGAATCTCTCAGTTGAGGATATTACTGGTTTTGTTCTCGGCGGCCATGGAGATGATATGGTACCACTTGTTCGTTATTCCTACGCAGGCGGCATTCCGCTTGAAAAACTCATTTCTAAAGAGCGATTAGACGCCATCGTGGAACGGACGAGAAAAGGCGGTGGTGAAATTGTCGGTTTGCTCGGCAATGGCAGTGCTTACTACGCACCAGCGGCTTCCTTAGTTCAAATGGTTGAAGCCATTCTTAAGGATAAACGGCGTGTTTTACCAGCTATTGCCTATCTTGAGGGTGAATATGGTTATAGCGATTTATATCTCGGTGTCCCAGTCATTGTCGGTGGAAATGGTTTAGAAGACATCATTGAATTGGATTTAACAGATGATGAAGAGAAGGCTCTGTCTCAGTCTGTTGAATCGGTTAAGAACGTTATGCACGTTCTCTAATTGACGAACACTTTATTTGGATTCGAAGTCAACGCGCTTCGAATCCTTTTTTCTTGTAAAGGATGCAGATAAACTTTATCTCCTTTTAAAAAAAGTGTAGAATAAATATAAAAATGAGACTTTTGATGAGGAGGGCGATTCTTTGGCAAAACGAATACTTGTCGTTGACGATGAGCCATCGATTGTCACTTTATTAAAATATAATCTTGAGAAAGCGGGCTATGAAGTGGTAGCCGCTTCCACCGGACCAGAGGCTTTGGAAGTTGCCCTCCAAGAGACAATTGATTTAATGGTGCTTGATTTAATGCTACCGGACATGGATGGCATGGATGTTTGCCGGAAAATGAGACAACAGCAGGCACTCGTACCGATACTTATGCTAACCGCCAAAGATGATGAATTGAATAAAATCATTGGTTTGGAAAATGGCGCCGATGACTATATGACCAAGCCATTTAGTCCGCGGGAGGTGACAGCGCGGGTTAAGGCGATTTTACGGCGTGTAAATCAGTCCGAACAAACAACAGAACACAAACCGAAAGAACGCAGATATACGGTAGGCGATGTGGTTGTCTATCCTGATAATTATGAGGCGACTTTTAAAGGTGAATACATGACCTTAACGCCAAAAGAATTGGAATTATTGGTTTACCTTATTAAGCATAAGGGACGTGTATTGAAGAGAGAGCAGTTATTAAGCGCCGTTTGGAATTATGATTTTGCTGGGGATACCCGTATTGTGGATGTCCATGTTAGCCACTTAAGAGAGAAAATCGAGATAGATACGCGGAAGCCCCGTTATATCAAAACCATTAGAGGATTGGGATATAAGTTTGAGGATCCAACATCATGAGAAAGTCGTTGCGGATAAGTTTAGCTGTAATCGTCCTCACGGGTTGTTTATTGATGATGAATGAACTCATTCAAACCGCTAATGTTCGACAATATAAGCATGTTGTTAAAGACCGACTTGAAGCGGTTAAAGCCTTTGTAGTTGAAAACGAGACATTAATGATATCGGAAGAGCGTTCTAATTTGAATCAATTTGCTGCGGAAACCGATGAAAAACTTGTGCTATACGGTCCTAAGGGTGACATTCTCTATCAATCGTCTCCGACAACCAAGGATTTTCAGCCATTTGCTGCATCTGAGCAGTATCAACAAGCTGATCATCAATTTGGTTATGCGCAGTCGCTAAAAACAGCAGATGGTCATCTTTTGGGATATATCAAGTTAAAAGGAGACATTCCTAAGTTAAAGGGGCTTTTCACGCTTTATTTCATCATATTTTTGGCCGGTATTTTGTTCATTTTTGGGTATGAGCGTTTCACACGTCGATTTACAAAGCCATTGAGAGATGCGACTGATATGGCAGAATCCTTAGCGGTTAGAGCCTATGAAACAAGAATATCGGAGACCGGTGAGTTAAAGGCTTCTGTTGATCTCAATCGTTCATTGAATACGCTGGCTAGAAATTTAGAAAAAATGACGAAGTCCTATCAATTGCAACAAGACCGCCTCCGCACATTAATTGAGAACATCGGAAGCGGTCTTATTTTCATTGATCAGAGTGGGCAAATTAATTTAGTGAACAAAACTTATCAAGAAACCTTTAGGCAGACTACACAAGATTGGATTAACGATGATTACCAGCACGCCATTCCTCAACAGGAAGTCGTAGAAGTGATTGATGAAACATTTTTGACTGAACAACGCATGTCACGACAGTTGAGATTGCCGATTCATATTGAACGGCGGCATTTTGACGTCTCAAGTGTGCCGATTCTTAATAATCAACAGAAACTGCACGGCATTTTGGTGGTCTTTCATGATATTACAGAATTGAAAAAATTGGAGAAGGTCAGACGGGATTTCGTTGCTAACGTTTCCCATGAACTTAAGACCCCTGTGACGTCAATTACTGGCTTTGCGGAAACGCTATTGGATGATGGGAGTAACGATGACGAATTGACGAAGTCGTTTCTTACGATTATCTTGAATGAAAGCAAGCGACTACAAACACTGATTCATGATTTGCTCGATTTGTCCAAGATTGAACAGGATCAATTTCAAATATCGTGGGATTCCGTTGATATAAAAACGATATTAGATGAAATCATGTTAATATTAAAGGGAAAAGCAGAAGAAAAACAGATTGACCTTCACATCCGTCACGCTGACCCTGTTCACGCTTTGGGAGACGCCTACCGGATCCGACAAATTGTGATAAACTTGATAAACAACGCTATTGCTTATACCCCTGAGGGGGGGCATGTGTATGCAGCCATCTATGACGGTGGTGATCATGTTCAATTTCAGGTGTCAGACACAGGAATCGGTATTGATGAAAAACAAGTTCCAAGGATTTTTGAAAGATTTTATCGTGTCGATAAAGCAAGAAGTCGAGATTCCGGAGGAACGGGTTTAGGATTGGCGATTGTCAAACATTTGGTTGAGGCCCATGAAGGAAAGATTAATGTTGGCAGTGTCCCGGGTGAAGGCACAACGTTTACGATAGTATTTAAGAAATCAGAAATTACATAGGCAGGTGTCATGCATGAAAAAACTCGTGCTGGTTGACGGCAACAGTATCGCTTTTCGGGCTTTTTTTGCCCTACCGTTATTAAGTAATGATAAGGGCGTCTATACAAATGGCGTTTATGGTTTTACTAATATGTTATTAAAAATCATTGAAGAAGAGCAACCGACGCATATGCTTGTTGCCTTTGATGCCGGAAAGACAACCTTCCGTCATGAAACGTTCAAACAGTATAAAGGCGGCCGGGAAAAAACACCGCCCGAATTGTCCGAACAAATTCCATTTATGCACGAAGTCTTAGATCGTATGCATATTAAACACTATCAGAAGGATCAATATGAAGCGGATGACATCATTGGTACGATGTCTCGGAAAGGTCAAGAAGCTGGTTGGACGGTTAAAGTAGTTACAGGTGATAAAGATCTTTTACAACTTGTTGATGATCGAACCATGGTCTCATTGACACGAAAAGGGATTACGGACATGGATGACTATGACTCTGAGAAAGTTCATGAACGTTATGAAATTGAACCGCTAAGAATCATCGATTTAAAGGGGCTTATGGGCGACAGTTCAGATAATATTCCCGGGGTTCCTGGTGTCGGTGAAAAAACAGCGATCAAACTTTTAAAACAATTCGGGTCATTAGAAGGGGTCTATGCTGATCTTGATAAGGTTTCCGGAAAAAAGTTAAAAGAAAAATTAACGGATAACAAAGACCAGGCCATGATGAGTAAGCAGCTTGCAACCATTAATCTTGATGCAC from Tuberibacillus sp. Marseille-P3662 includes the following:
- the pnpS gene encoding two-component system histidine kinase PnpS → MRKSLRISLAVIVLTGCLLMMNELIQTANVRQYKHVVKDRLEAVKAFVVENETLMISEERSNLNQFAAETDEKLVLYGPKGDILYQSSPTTKDFQPFAASEQYQQADHQFGYAQSLKTADGHLLGYIKLKGDIPKLKGLFTLYFIIFLAGILFIFGYERFTRRFTKPLRDATDMAESLAVRAYETRISETGELKASVDLNRSLNTLARNLEKMTKSYQLQQDRLRTLIENIGSGLIFIDQSGQINLVNKTYQETFRQTTQDWINDDYQHAIPQQEVVEVIDETFLTEQRMSRQLRLPIHIERRHFDVSSVPILNNQQKLHGILVVFHDITELKKLEKVRRDFVANVSHELKTPVTSITGFAETLLDDGSNDDELTKSFLTIILNESKRLQTLIHDLLDLSKIEQDQFQISWDSVDIKTILDEIMLILKGKAEEKQIDLHIRHADPVHALGDAYRIRQIVINLINNAIAYTPEGGHVYAAIYDGGDHVQFQVSDTGIGIDEKQVPRIFERFYRVDKARSRDSGGTGLGLAIVKHLVEAHEGKINVGSVPGEGTTFTIVFKKSEIT
- a CDS encoding response regulator transcription factor; translation: MAKRILVVDDEPSIVTLLKYNLEKAGYEVVAASTGPEALEVALQETIDLMVLDLMLPDMDGMDVCRKMRQQQALVPILMLTAKDDELNKIIGLENGADDYMTKPFSPREVTARVKAILRRVNQSEQTTEHKPKERRYTVGDVVVYPDNYEATFKGEYMTLTPKELELLVYLIKHKGRVLKREQLLSAVWNYDFAGDTRIVDVHVSHLREKIEIDTRKPRYIKTIRGLGYKFEDPTS
- the mdh gene encoding malate dehydrogenase, which codes for MGITRRKVSVIGAGFTGATTAFLTAQKELADVVLVDVPDMEDPTKGKALDMLESGPVLGFDANVKGTSDYKDTAGSDIVVITAGIARKPGMSRDDLVATNSKIMKQVTKQIVEHSPDCTIVVLTNPVDAMTYSVFKESGFPKHRVIGQSGVLDTARFRTFVAEELNLSVEDITGFVLGGHGDDMVPLVRYSYAGGIPLEKLISKERLDAIVERTRKGGGEIVGLLGNGSAYYAPAASLVQMVEAILKDKRRVLPAIAYLEGEYGYSDLYLGVPVIVGGNGLEDIIELDLTDDEEKALSQSVESVKNVMHVL
- the icd gene encoding NADP-dependent isocitrate dehydrogenase, which produces MANGERITVENGKINVPNNPVIPFIEGDGTGPDIWAAASRVLEAAVEKAYNGEKQIEWKEILAGQKSKDNTDEWLPQETLDTIDEYKVAIKGPLTTPVGGGIRSLNVALRQKLDLFTCLRPVEYFTGVPSPVKEPEKVDMVIFRENTEDIYAGIEFQEGTDEVKKVVDFLQNDMDQQNIRFPETSGIGIKPVSKEGTKRLVRAAIQYALDEKRKNVTLVHKGNIMKFTEGSFKQWGYEVAQEEFGDKVFTWAEYDRIVEKDGKDAANKAEDEAVNAGKLVVKDAIADAFLQQILTRPENYDVVATMNLNGDYISDALAAQVGGIGIAPGANINYETGNAIFEATHGTAPKYAGMDKVNPSSLILSGVLMLEHLNWHEAAQLVSKAMDKTIANKVVTYDFARLMDGATEVKTSEFGDELIKNMD